In the genome of Bradysia coprophila strain Holo2 unplaced genomic scaffold, BU_Bcop_v1 contig_232, whole genome shotgun sequence, one region contains:
- the LOC119076022 gene encoding conserved oligomeric Golgi complex subunit 1 isoform X2 yields MTTPLLEINVNNLFEEHTVAEIHQIHKKLQSDVEAKKEELRTMVGERYRDLLKAADTIGEMKNASQSITDQIGKVMGTCRSLNDQQLLGFKSEPQQFRTLDRHTNDFYGIVVQIKLLTELPELIWTRIDAEDYFVATQLFVFSRHISTGLKMEVYRSIMDSFPVAKRLWSMLNPFFYTIKQECMATLERETLTSATAAKCLASLILLENCPIDKLFQTFTQLRSKAFKQALADNPEQNDRVKEKIVKSLVVLNGSIMQIFECFVDAGGNNGLLLEELHRAMSDDAPPTLSLIKEENSLLINTLPGVIKTFKPKFNVSPLESDKLKRLMEAWLQDVSTHTKNYLKPVFDVVATVKTIHNIKTEAFAMEKSPKWQTILVRLNLPSNLDLYNVYYQPLITERLKEIIAASWSKTIEETQQKVDVLIKSKSKDLQVKIWDDESTDIPLSLKQALSQDKKCHRLLLKSKGYTQRVITVCDTLDRNMKDLFDDLKVYLVEELDSRNTSSLTLEDRQRIAGFLNDASRDGVSRLITNIKSLNIPSTQATVISLAILLQAIAELCPNLKLCLTQRLTGSLDQLSLGTGQWDAISNLLQEESLRFWKTWIGLFVNEHLVGGLCFAGSTSYTELLNEFTAWETISIEEKDELDNPILSTIRVPSQVSLSLNSFLYKMCRSLNTSVPHTLSRAVTTLLTEEIVAKLVETYQKLSADDFVRSNQNMSLQCFFDVKFIGLVLVARENKLWNEKLQALCGLFKANIDPFDFELFHNYILTNVKRTAVRMQLKLGLILPNAEHITTLLGNEKPAATTDKDPNVLALSRNDYASGYFPLLPVTQTSNVKTLNPGKSSVEEEKESAT; encoded by the exons ATGACGACTCCGCTTTTAGAAATCAACGTAAACAATTTGTTCGAAGAACATACTGTCGCAGAGATACATCAAATCCACAAGAAGTTGCAGAGTGATGTCGAAGCGAAAAAGGAAGAACTTCGAACCATGGTTGG TGAACGGTACCGTGACCTCCTGAAAGCAGCCGACACAATtggtgaaatgaaaaatgcatCCCAAAGTATAACCGATCAAATCGGCAAAGTGATGGGAACGTGTCGCAGTTTAAACGATCAACAATTGCTCGGCTTCAAGTCCGAACCACAGCAGTTCAGAACGTTGGACCGACACACCAACGATTTCTACGGAATTGTCGTGCAAATAAAACTGTTGACCGAATTGCCGGAATTGATATGGACCCGGATTGATGCGGAGGACTACTTTGTGGCGACACAGTTGTTCGTATTTTCGCGGCACATCAGCACAG GTCTCAAAATGGAGGTGTACCGGTCGATAATGGATTCGTTCCCAGTGGCCAAACGACTGTGGTCGATGCTGAATCCGTTCTTCTACACCATCAAACAGGAATGCATGGCAACACTGGAACGGGAAACATTGACTTCTGCAACGGCGGCCAAATGTTTGGCCAGTCTCATTTTGTTGGAAAACTGTCCGATCGATAAACTGTTCCAGACATTCACCCAGTTGCGGTCGAAAGCATTCAAACAGGCACTGGCTGATAATCCGGAACAGAATGACCGCGTCAAGGAAAAGATTGTCAAAAGTCTGGTCGTGTTGAACGGCAGCATTATGCAGATATTTGAATGTTTCGTGGATGCGGGTGGTAACAACGGACTGTTGCTGGAAGAACTACATCGTGCAATGAGTGACGATGCACCACCAACGCTGTCGCTAATCAAGGAAGAGAATTCGCTTCTGATCAATACACTGCCCGGTGTCATCAAGACTTTCAA ACCCAAATTCAATGTTTCTCCGTTGGAGAGCGATAAATTGAAAAGGTTGATGGAGGCATGGCTGCAAGACGTTTCGACGCACACAAAGAACTATCTGAAACCGGTCTTTGATGTTGTGGCGACAGTCAAAACTATTCACAACATTAAGACAGAAGCATTTGCAATGG aaaaatcgccaaaatgGCAAACCATTCTCGTGAGACTGAACTTACCATCGAACCTCGATTTGTACAATGTCTACTATCAGCCGCTGATCACCGAACGTTTAAAAGAAATCATCGCCGCGTCCTGGTCAAAGACTATTGAGGAAACGCAGCAGAAAGTTGACGTTTTAATCAAGTCAAAATCGAAAG ATCTTCAAGTGAAAATTTGGGACGATGAGTCGACTGATATTCCACTCAGTTTGAAGCAAGCACTTAGTCAAGACAAGAAATGCCATCGATTGTTATTGAAGTCCAAAGGGTACACACAAAGGGTCATCACCGTTTGTGACACACTCGACAGAAACATGAAAGATTTGTTCGATGACTTGAAGGTGTATCTCGTCGAAGAGTTGGACTCCCGCAACACGAGTAGTCTAACGCTAGAGGATCGTCAACGGATAGCCGGATTTTTAAACGACGCAAGTCGCGATGGTGTTTCACG CCTGATCACAAACATAAAGTCGCTCAACATTCCATCAACCCAGGCGACCGTAATTTCGCTGGCAATTTTGCTTCAAGCAATCGCCGAACTCTGTCCGAATCTAAAACTGTGTCTGACACAACGCCTAACGGGTTCGCTGGATCAATTGTCGCTCGGTACCGGTCAATGGGACGCAATAAGTAACTTGCTGCAAGAGGAAAGTCTTCGTTTCTGGAAAACATGGATCGGACTTTTCGTCAATGAACACCTGGTCGGTGGTCTTTGTTTCGCCGGATCGACAAGCTACACGGAATTGTTGAACGAATTCACCGCCTGGGAAACAATTTCAATCGAAGAAAAGGACGAACTGGACAATCCCATTTTGTCGACCATTCGAGTTCCGTCGCAGGTCAGCCTGTCACTCAATTCATTTCTGTACAAAATGTGTCGATCGCTGAACACCAGTGTACCGCATACGCTTTCGCGTGCCGTTACAACGCTGTTGACGGAAGAAATTGTGGCGAAATTAGTCGAAACGTACCAGAAACTGAGCGCTGACGATTTCGTACGCTCCAATCAAAATATGTCGCTGCAGTGCTTCTTCGATGTGAAATTTATCGGTTTGGTGCTGGTGGCCAGAGAGAATAAATTGTGGAATGAAAAGCTGCAGGCTCTGTGCGGACTGTTCAAGGCGAACATCGATCCGTTCGATTTCGAGCTGTTCCACAACTACATTTTGACGAACGTTAAACGAACGGCCGTTCGAATGcag CTGAAACTCGGCCTGATCCTACCGAATGCGGAGCACATTACAACGTTACTGGGTAATGAGAAGCCAGCGGCGACCACCGACAAAGATCCGAACGTTCTGGCCTTGAGCAGAAACGATTATGCTTCGGGATATTTTCCTCTGTTGCCGGTGACACAAACCAGCAATGTGAAGACATTGAATCCGGGGAAATCGTCCGTTGAGGAGGAAAAG GAATCGGCGACTTAG
- the LOC119076022 gene encoding conserved oligomeric Golgi complex subunit 1 isoform X1, with protein sequence MTTPLLEINVNNLFEEHTVAEIHQIHKKLQSDVEAKKEELRTMVGERYRDLLKAADTIGEMKNASQSITDQIGKVMGTCRSLNDQQLLGFKSEPQQFRTLDRHTNDFYGIVVQIKLLTELPELIWTRIDAEDYFVATQLFVFSRHISTGLKMEVYRSIMDSFPVAKRLWSMLNPFFYTIKQECMATLERETLTSATAAKCLASLILLENCPIDKLFQTFTQLRSKAFKQALADNPEQNDRVKEKIVKSLVVLNGSIMQIFECFVDAGGNNGLLLEELHRAMSDDAPPTLSLIKEENSLLINTLPGVIKTFKPKFNVSPLESDKLKRLMEAWLQDVSTHTKNYLKPVFDVVATVKTIHNIKTEAFAMEKSPKWQTILVRLNLPSNLDLYNVYYQPLITERLKEIIAASWSKTIEETQQKVDVLIKSKSKDLQVKIWDDESTDIPLSLKQALSQDKKCHRLLLKSKGYTQRVITVCDTLDRNMKDLFDDLKVYLVEELDSRNTSSLTLEDRQRIAGFLNDASRDGVSRLITNIKSLNIPSTQATVISLAILLQAIAELCPNLKLCLTQRLTGSLDQLSLGTGQWDAISNLLQEESLRFWKTWIGLFVNEHLVGGLCFAGSTSYTELLNEFTAWETISIEEKDELDNPILSTIRVPSQVSLSLNSFLYKMCRSLNTSVPHTLSRAVTTLLTEEIVAKLVETYQKLSADDFVRSNQNMSLQCFFDVKFIGLVLVARENKLWNEKLQALCGLFKANIDPFDFELFHNYILTNVKRTAVRMQLKLGLILPNAEHITTLLGNEKPAATTDKDPNVLALSRNDYASGYFPLLPVTQTSNVKTLNPGKSSVEEEKIFQPTKSKKSSQSQSTSNVLHQSTSAQNLANVKSGAAAFFGAMSQDWFR encoded by the exons ATGACGACTCCGCTTTTAGAAATCAACGTAAACAATTTGTTCGAAGAACATACTGTCGCAGAGATACATCAAATCCACAAGAAGTTGCAGAGTGATGTCGAAGCGAAAAAGGAAGAACTTCGAACCATGGTTGG TGAACGGTACCGTGACCTCCTGAAAGCAGCCGACACAATtggtgaaatgaaaaatgcatCCCAAAGTATAACCGATCAAATCGGCAAAGTGATGGGAACGTGTCGCAGTTTAAACGATCAACAATTGCTCGGCTTCAAGTCCGAACCACAGCAGTTCAGAACGTTGGACCGACACACCAACGATTTCTACGGAATTGTCGTGCAAATAAAACTGTTGACCGAATTGCCGGAATTGATATGGACCCGGATTGATGCGGAGGACTACTTTGTGGCGACACAGTTGTTCGTATTTTCGCGGCACATCAGCACAG GTCTCAAAATGGAGGTGTACCGGTCGATAATGGATTCGTTCCCAGTGGCCAAACGACTGTGGTCGATGCTGAATCCGTTCTTCTACACCATCAAACAGGAATGCATGGCAACACTGGAACGGGAAACATTGACTTCTGCAACGGCGGCCAAATGTTTGGCCAGTCTCATTTTGTTGGAAAACTGTCCGATCGATAAACTGTTCCAGACATTCACCCAGTTGCGGTCGAAAGCATTCAAACAGGCACTGGCTGATAATCCGGAACAGAATGACCGCGTCAAGGAAAAGATTGTCAAAAGTCTGGTCGTGTTGAACGGCAGCATTATGCAGATATTTGAATGTTTCGTGGATGCGGGTGGTAACAACGGACTGTTGCTGGAAGAACTACATCGTGCAATGAGTGACGATGCACCACCAACGCTGTCGCTAATCAAGGAAGAGAATTCGCTTCTGATCAATACACTGCCCGGTGTCATCAAGACTTTCAA ACCCAAATTCAATGTTTCTCCGTTGGAGAGCGATAAATTGAAAAGGTTGATGGAGGCATGGCTGCAAGACGTTTCGACGCACACAAAGAACTATCTGAAACCGGTCTTTGATGTTGTGGCGACAGTCAAAACTATTCACAACATTAAGACAGAAGCATTTGCAATGG aaaaatcgccaaaatgGCAAACCATTCTCGTGAGACTGAACTTACCATCGAACCTCGATTTGTACAATGTCTACTATCAGCCGCTGATCACCGAACGTTTAAAAGAAATCATCGCCGCGTCCTGGTCAAAGACTATTGAGGAAACGCAGCAGAAAGTTGACGTTTTAATCAAGTCAAAATCGAAAG ATCTTCAAGTGAAAATTTGGGACGATGAGTCGACTGATATTCCACTCAGTTTGAAGCAAGCACTTAGTCAAGACAAGAAATGCCATCGATTGTTATTGAAGTCCAAAGGGTACACACAAAGGGTCATCACCGTTTGTGACACACTCGACAGAAACATGAAAGATTTGTTCGATGACTTGAAGGTGTATCTCGTCGAAGAGTTGGACTCCCGCAACACGAGTAGTCTAACGCTAGAGGATCGTCAACGGATAGCCGGATTTTTAAACGACGCAAGTCGCGATGGTGTTTCACG CCTGATCACAAACATAAAGTCGCTCAACATTCCATCAACCCAGGCGACCGTAATTTCGCTGGCAATTTTGCTTCAAGCAATCGCCGAACTCTGTCCGAATCTAAAACTGTGTCTGACACAACGCCTAACGGGTTCGCTGGATCAATTGTCGCTCGGTACCGGTCAATGGGACGCAATAAGTAACTTGCTGCAAGAGGAAAGTCTTCGTTTCTGGAAAACATGGATCGGACTTTTCGTCAATGAACACCTGGTCGGTGGTCTTTGTTTCGCCGGATCGACAAGCTACACGGAATTGTTGAACGAATTCACCGCCTGGGAAACAATTTCAATCGAAGAAAAGGACGAACTGGACAATCCCATTTTGTCGACCATTCGAGTTCCGTCGCAGGTCAGCCTGTCACTCAATTCATTTCTGTACAAAATGTGTCGATCGCTGAACACCAGTGTACCGCATACGCTTTCGCGTGCCGTTACAACGCTGTTGACGGAAGAAATTGTGGCGAAATTAGTCGAAACGTACCAGAAACTGAGCGCTGACGATTTCGTACGCTCCAATCAAAATATGTCGCTGCAGTGCTTCTTCGATGTGAAATTTATCGGTTTGGTGCTGGTGGCCAGAGAGAATAAATTGTGGAATGAAAAGCTGCAGGCTCTGTGCGGACTGTTCAAGGCGAACATCGATCCGTTCGATTTCGAGCTGTTCCACAACTACATTTTGACGAACGTTAAACGAACGGCCGTTCGAATGcag CTGAAACTCGGCCTGATCCTACCGAATGCGGAGCACATTACAACGTTACTGGGTAATGAGAAGCCAGCGGCGACCACCGACAAAGATCCGAACGTTCTGGCCTTGAGCAGAAACGATTATGCTTCGGGATATTTTCCTCTGTTGCCGGTGACACAAACCAGCAATGTGAAGACATTGAATCCGGGGAAATCGTCCGTTGAGGAGGAAAAG ATTTTCCAACCGACCAAATCGAAGAAATCGTCACAAAGCCAGTCAACATCAAACGTTCTACATCAATCGACGTCGGCGCAAAATTTGGCAAATGTTAAGTCCGGTGCTGCGGCATTCTTTGGGGCCATGTCACAGGACTGGTTTCGATAA